Proteins encoded by one window of Fusobacterium sp.:
- a CDS encoding acyl-CoA dehydrogenase family protein, whose protein sequence is MSKFLISEITMKVTEKAVQLLEGNEYLKKFPVERIMRDTKITEIHEELLKFKK, encoded by the coding sequence ATGTCAAAATTTCTTATTTCAGAAATAACTATGAAAGTGACAGAAAAAGCAGTACAGCTTTTAGAAGGGAATGAATATTTAAAGAAGTTTCCAGTTGAAAGAATAATGAGGGATACAAAAATAACAGAAATACATGAGGAACTTCTAAAGTTCAAAAAATAG